A part of Paenibacillus sp. 481 genomic DNA contains:
- a CDS encoding PhoH family protein, translating to MSQQLTTKLSLQNADEGLALFGPQDKYLRLIESRTEAQIMSREAEIVITGQQEEVEKLHQLFDVLLQLIRNNIALSERDMTYAMDLAQDWKADELLDLFKGEIAVTFRGKPIRVKTIGQKHYVSTIKKRDIVFGVGPAGTGKTYLAVVLAVTALKEGSVKRIVLTRPAVEAGENLGFLPGDLQEKVDPYLRPLYDALYEVMGQDQVEKALERGLIEIAPLAYMRGRTLDDAFIILDEAQNTTPEQMKMFLTRLGFGSKMVITGDVTQIDLPRGKRSGLIEAVHILKNIEEIGFIHFAEQDVVRHSLVQKIIVAYQHESENQG from the coding sequence TTGTCGCAACAATTGACTACTAAATTATCGCTGCAAAATGCCGACGAAGGACTTGCCCTATTCGGACCGCAGGACAAGTATCTGCGGCTTATTGAGAGCCGTACTGAGGCGCAAATTATGTCACGAGAAGCAGAAATCGTCATAACAGGACAACAGGAAGAAGTTGAAAAGCTACATCAGCTGTTTGATGTACTGCTCCAGCTAATCCGCAATAACATTGCGCTGTCAGAGCGTGATATGACGTATGCTATGGATTTAGCTCAGGATTGGAAGGCTGATGAGCTTCTCGATTTATTTAAAGGGGAAATTGCCGTTACGTTCCGCGGCAAGCCGATTCGTGTTAAGACAATTGGTCAGAAGCACTATGTGTCCACCATCAAAAAGCGAGACATCGTGTTTGGGGTTGGACCTGCTGGTACAGGTAAAACGTATTTAGCTGTCGTGCTTGCTGTTACCGCGCTTAAAGAAGGATCGGTCAAGCGTATCGTGTTAACGCGCCCTGCTGTGGAAGCAGGCGAGAATTTAGGCTTCCTGCCAGGCGACTTGCAGGAAAAGGTCGATCCGTACTTGCGACCGCTCTATGATGCCCTGTATGAGGTCATGGGACAGGATCAGGTGGAAAAAGCGCTAGAGCGCGGTCTGATTGAAATTGCACCGCTCGCTTATATGCGTGGACGCACGTTGGACGACGCTTTTATTATTTTGGATGAAGCGCAAAATACGACACCGGAGCAAATGAAAATGTTTCTGACACGTTTAGGTTTTGGATCAAAAATGGTCATTACTGGAGACGTGACGCAGATCGATTTACCTAGAGGTAAACGCTCGGGTCTAATAGAAGCCGTTCATATTTTGAAAAATATTGAGGAAATTGGATTTATCCATTTTGCAGAGCAAGATGTGGTACGTCATTCCTTAGTACAGAAGATTATTGTTGCTTACCAGCATGAAAGTGAAAACCAAGGATAG
- the yqfD gene encoding sporulation protein YqfD: MKAPALARIRGYVQVSVRGEQVESFINAVTKKRITIWDVRTTERGIAFFILLRDYFRLRPLLKKTGCRIHVEQRNGWPFRFKMVWRRQFFFLGALLFLCGLYMLSSLVWSIEVKGNVRIPTETVLHAAKEEGVFPFQWTFRLRESDVLSKSLNARLPDTSWVGIHRQGTKITIQVAETTIPDAKKLVNPRHLVAKEDAVITHVLAEKGRALVRQHMRVKQGNILISGIIESVNGLQSVAAKGEVHGLVWYEYRITSPLISKQKVYTGEQLERLYVTAGEHKVKVKGYGDIPYAQYEIVEDVNKVQWRELDFPVGWVKEKVLEVHVAAEERSVQEAVQAGLQQARLDITAKNGPQVRIHTEKILHQKSDNGKVDLRVLFEVEQSIAVEKPLIAHQ, from the coding sequence ATGAAGGCTCCGGCGTTAGCGCGTATACGAGGCTATGTGCAAGTAAGTGTGCGTGGTGAACAAGTTGAATCCTTCATAAATGCCGTCACAAAAAAGCGAATTACGATTTGGGATGTGCGTACCACGGAACGTGGCATCGCATTTTTCATCTTGCTAAGGGACTATTTTCGACTTCGGCCGCTGTTGAAAAAGACAGGCTGTCGCATACATGTAGAGCAGCGAAATGGTTGGCCATTCCGTTTTAAAATGGTATGGAGGCGCCAATTTTTCTTTTTGGGCGCGCTTCTTTTTTTGTGCGGATTGTACATGCTCTCATCCCTCGTGTGGTCGATAGAAGTAAAAGGGAATGTACGTATTCCAACTGAAACTGTATTACATGCAGCGAAAGAAGAAGGGGTGTTCCCTTTTCAATGGACTTTTCGTTTGCGTGAATCGGACGTGCTATCTAAATCATTAAATGCGCGATTGCCGGATACATCTTGGGTTGGTATTCATCGTCAAGGTACAAAAATAACGATACAGGTAGCTGAGACAACGATCCCTGACGCTAAAAAGCTAGTGAATCCACGACATTTGGTTGCCAAAGAGGATGCCGTTATTACGCATGTATTAGCTGAAAAAGGAAGGGCATTAGTGCGACAGCATATGCGAGTTAAACAAGGGAATATCCTTATCAGCGGTATTATTGAATCCGTGAATGGTTTGCAGTCCGTTGCAGCAAAAGGGGAGGTGCATGGGCTAGTCTGGTATGAGTACCGGATCACTTCTCCTTTAATTAGCAAGCAGAAGGTATATACAGGTGAGCAGCTTGAAAGGCTGTATGTGACAGCGGGTGAACATAAGGTGAAGGTAAAAGGATACGGCGATATTCCTTACGCCCAATATGAAATTGTCGAAGATGTGAATAAAGTACAGTGGAGAGAGCTTGATTTTCCGGTAGGCTGGGTAAAAGAAAAAGTGTTGGAAGTGCATGTTGCCGCCGAAGAGCGCAGTGTGCAAGAAGCTGTACAAGCAGGATTGCAGCAAGCACGGCTTGATATTACTGCGAAAAATGGGCCTCAAGTCCGGATCCATACGGAAAAAATTTTGCATCAGAAGTCGGACAATGGTAAAGTGGATTTAAGGGTGCTCTTTGAAGTGGAGCAATCCATAGCAGTAGAGAAACCGCTTATCGCACACCAGTAG
- the yqfC gene encoding sporulation protein YqfC gives MGRIARKLRQWSAEWFDLPQHIVMDLPRFTMIGNRQLIVENHRGVLHFTSDHMRLALANGELEVFGTNLSIRGIWTEEVCIEGAIHDIKYHGTGESS, from the coding sequence ATGGGTCGCATCGCCCGCAAGCTGCGCCAATGGTCGGCGGAGTGGTTCGATTTGCCGCAACATATTGTGATGGATCTGCCCCGGTTTACGATGATCGGCAATCGTCAACTGATCGTGGAGAACCATCGCGGCGTTCTTCATTTTACGAGTGATCATATGCGTCTTGCACTTGCCAACGGTGAACTTGAAGTGTTTGGTACAAATTTAAGCATTCGTGGAATATGGACGGAAGAAGTATGTATTGAAGGTGCTATTCACGATATTAAGTATCATGGAACGGGGGAATCATCATGA
- the floA gene encoding flotillin-like protein FloA (flotillin-like protein involved in membrane lipid rafts) encodes MDSAMISYLLIGAVSLIVLSVFFSFFPVMLWVAAISSGVRISIITLVAMRLRRVTPSRIVNPMIKATKAGLGVTINQLESHYLAGGNVDRVVNALIAAQRANINLEFERAAAIDLAGRDVLQAVQMSVNPRVIETPIVAAMAKDGIEVKVRARVTVRANIERLVGGAGEETIIARVGEGIVTTVGSSATHKDVLENPDLISRTVLGKGLDAGTAFEILSIDIADMDVGKNIGAHLQTEQAEADKRIAQAKAEERRAMAVAQEQEMIARVVEMRARVVESESQVPLAMAEALKNGKIGVMDYMNLKNIEADTQMRGSLGKMSEGEQGNTKSES; translated from the coding sequence ATGGATTCTGCGATGATTTCTTATTTGCTTATCGGTGCGGTCTCGCTGATCGTATTATCTGTATTTTTTAGCTTTTTCCCTGTAATGCTATGGGTTGCCGCTATTTCTTCCGGTGTACGCATTAGTATTATTACGTTGGTGGCGATGCGTTTGCGTCGTGTTACACCAAGTCGTATCGTAAATCCAATGATTAAGGCGACTAAAGCCGGTCTGGGTGTAACGATTAACCAATTGGAAAGCCACTATTTAGCAGGTGGTAACGTTGACCGTGTAGTTAACGCTCTAATTGCAGCACAACGTGCTAATATCAACTTGGAATTTGAACGTGCGGCAGCGATTGATCTTGCAGGCCGTGACGTATTACAAGCCGTACAAATGAGTGTTAACCCGCGTGTGATTGAAACGCCTATCGTTGCAGCAATGGCGAAAGACGGCATCGAAGTAAAAGTTCGTGCTCGTGTAACGGTTCGTGCGAATATTGAGCGCCTTGTCGGTGGTGCAGGTGAAGAAACGATTATTGCCCGTGTAGGCGAGGGTATCGTGACGACTGTCGGTTCCAGTGCTACACATAAAGATGTACTAGAAAATCCAGATCTCATTTCCCGTACGGTTTTGGGCAAAGGTTTGGATGCAGGAACAGCTTTTGAAATCTTGTCCATTGATATCGCAGACATGGATGTAGGTAAAAACATTGGTGCCCACTTACAGACGGAACAAGCGGAAGCGGACAAACGAATCGCGCAAGCGAAGGCGGAGGAACGTCGTGCGATGGCGGTTGCGCAAGAGCAAGAGATGATAGCTCGCGTGGTTGAGATGCGCGCACGTGTCGTTGAGTCCGAGTCGCAGGTTCCATTGGCGATGGCTGAAGCGTTAAAGAACGGCAAGATTGGTGTAATGGACTATATGAACCTGAAGAATATCGAGGCAGATACGCAAATGCGCGGTTCGCTTGGGAAAATGTCTGAAGGCGAACAGGGCAACACCAAGTCGGAAAGCTAG
- a CDS encoding NfeD family protein has translation MSGTRFRLRFGEGLRKKATLSLLLLMLSMMVFGSLPIAQAMPSMMDVAAHKDSDPSRNVVVIPLQGTVDPVMKSFFSRAMSEAAQYGAELVILEMNTPGGYAQIAQEMGTLLSDSQLRTVMYVHGKAASAGSYLALNADEIAMAPGSAIGAAALVDGDHNYVDDPKAIAFWNSQMKSAAEKNGRNVDVAVAMADLKSEIKLPELGRVKKAGEVLSLSVQEARKVGYADYEAASVQDLLVQMKLEGANIVTIEPETTEWIASIITNPYVSTLLLFLGIAGVAIELLVPGFGLPGFLGVLGFGLYFFGHYVAGLAGMETVVLFIVGLVLLVLELFIPSFGILGILGSASLIFGVVRAAYDTSDAFVSLGIAFVAAVIVVVIVAKVFKHRGVWNRFILRDTLSTNEGYVSNDNQTALIGKVGTAITPLRPSGTVMIDGKHIDVVTDGTFIERDATVIVMEVEGARVVVRKHI, from the coding sequence GTGAGCGGAACGCGATTTAGGTTACGGTTCGGAGAAGGTCTCCGAAAAAAGGCAACGTTATCGTTGCTGCTCCTCATGCTCTCGATGATGGTTTTTGGTTCATTGCCAATTGCTCAAGCGATGCCATCCATGATGGACGTAGCTGCTCATAAGGATAGTGATCCATCAAGAAATGTAGTCGTTATCCCGTTGCAGGGCACAGTTGACCCGGTGATGAAATCGTTTTTTTCGAGAGCTATGTCTGAAGCTGCACAGTACGGTGCAGAGCTCGTTATTTTAGAAATGAATACGCCTGGAGGCTATGCACAAATTGCGCAGGAAATGGGGACGCTGCTGTCAGATAGCCAGCTGCGAACCGTTATGTATGTGCACGGCAAGGCGGCGTCAGCAGGCAGCTACTTGGCCTTAAATGCAGATGAGATTGCCATGGCTCCTGGCAGCGCTATTGGTGCAGCTGCATTGGTAGACGGTGACCATAATTACGTGGACGACCCGAAGGCAATCGCCTTTTGGAACAGTCAAATGAAATCAGCTGCTGAGAAAAATGGCCGCAATGTAGATGTGGCTGTTGCCATGGCTGACTTGAAGTCAGAAATTAAATTGCCTGAGCTTGGCCGTGTAAAGAAAGCAGGCGAAGTGCTGTCCTTGAGTGTACAGGAAGCGCGTAAAGTTGGATATGCTGATTATGAGGCTGCATCGGTGCAAGACTTATTGGTCCAAATGAAATTAGAAGGTGCCAATATCGTTACGATCGAACCTGAAACGACGGAATGGATTGCGTCTATTATTACGAATCCGTACGTCAGTACACTGCTGTTGTTTCTTGGCATTGCAGGTGTAGCCATTGAATTGCTTGTACCTGGATTCGGGTTACCTGGATTTTTAGGTGTACTTGGGTTTGGACTTTATTTCTTCGGACATTATGTAGCTGGATTAGCCGGAATGGAGACAGTTGTCCTGTTCATTGTAGGACTCGTGCTGCTCGTGCTTGAGTTGTTTATACCGAGCTTTGGCATACTAGGCATTCTTGGTTCAGCGAGCTTAATTTTTGGTGTTGTACGTGCTGCGTACGATACGTCAGATGCGTTTGTATCGCTAGGCATCGCTTTTGTTGCTGCGGTCATCGTGGTCGTCATTGTAGCTAAAGTATTTAAACATCGTGGTGTGTGGAATCGCTTTATTTTGCGAGATACACTATCGACGAACGAAGGCTACGTATCGAATGACAACCAGACGGCGCTGATTGGCAAAGTTGGAACAGCAATTACGCCGCTTCGTCCATCGGGCACCGTAATGATTGACGGTAAGCATATCGATGTCGTGACGGATGGTACGTTTATCGAGCGCGATGCAACCGTTATCGTGATGGAAGTAGAAGGGGCGCGTGTCGTTGTACGTAAGCACATTTAA